One window from the genome of Cyclobacterium amurskyense encodes:
- a CDS encoding RagB/SusD family nutrient uptake outer membrane protein, with protein MKRYNLQYIVLYFLLMFGGAGCQDFLKEESISNITTDSYITTEAGYEDLIKSCYPLLRDFVLQYPIALPGTDLFQNGGWSEKAVGQGPSLDTYVNITSETFTGPWDIFYREIGRTNAAISRADDITFANPDTKAARVGEAKFLRALSYFYLVQTWGDVPMPLEETITANKAVVRESSANIYTQILKDLTEAEAALPVEATDYGRVTKGAAQFLLAKVYLTRGWNFNNSLGGSPDDFNKALTYADKVIEDYPLVQNYKNLFPIRSENPLTQYTGQQDARNSEVVFAIQYNDDVLTNANEGDNREPGNYYHSIFPGNGELVGSNGRTSDYNRNLAQNEPTPSLYRMFDPQLDVRYSHNFLRVIYALQPVNNYAYSFEDPNLTVSYEIGDTVAYWTPWNQPAYGADKGIDEGGSKKYAVMNHEQIISGVAISRLTATRPSMWKFWEPNIPYGDGYGTFDFALFRSAEAYLLAAEAIVKGASGGALGSAEVYYNKVLDRSVGEGVNPQKAKFPEILSSLETESYRATPSTISIDMILDESARELMGEFNRWFDLKRTEKLIERTEKYNFWTKANGNLSEMHLLRPIPQHEIDRSQPSISQNPGY; from the coding sequence ATGAAAAGATATAACCTTCAATATATAGTCCTGTATTTTCTACTGATGTTTGGTGGAGCAGGATGCCAGGATTTCTTAAAGGAAGAGTCCATTTCAAATATTACTACAGATTCCTACATTACCACAGAAGCCGGATATGAGGACTTAATTAAATCATGTTATCCTTTATTGCGGGATTTTGTTCTCCAATACCCCATTGCTTTACCCGGAACAGACCTTTTCCAAAATGGAGGCTGGAGTGAAAAAGCAGTGGGACAGGGCCCTTCGCTTGATACTTATGTGAACATTACTTCAGAAACCTTTACCGGGCCTTGGGATATATTTTACCGTGAGATAGGTCGAACGAATGCTGCCATCAGCAGGGCGGATGACATTACATTTGCCAATCCAGACACTAAAGCCGCTAGGGTTGGTGAAGCCAAGTTTTTGCGAGCCTTGTCGTATTTTTATCTGGTACAGACTTGGGGAGATGTTCCCATGCCTTTAGAAGAAACCATTACGGCCAATAAGGCGGTAGTGAGAGAATCCTCTGCCAATATTTATACCCAAATTTTAAAAGACCTGACAGAAGCAGAAGCTGCACTTCCTGTCGAGGCCACTGATTATGGAAGGGTGACCAAAGGAGCTGCCCAATTTCTTTTGGCAAAAGTATATTTGACAAGAGGTTGGAATTTTAATAATTCTTTGGGAGGTAGTCCGGATGATTTTAACAAGGCCTTGACCTATGCAGATAAAGTGATCGAAGATTACCCCTTGGTGCAAAATTACAAGAATCTTTTCCCTATCAGATCCGAAAATCCGCTCACTCAATATACTGGTCAGCAGGATGCGAGAAACAGTGAAGTGGTTTTTGCAATTCAATACAACGATGATGTTTTGACCAATGCCAATGAGGGGGACAACAGAGAACCAGGTAATTATTACCATTCCATTTTCCCTGGAAATGGGGAATTGGTGGGAAGTAACGGTAGGACTAGTGATTATAACAGAAATCTGGCCCAAAACGAACCGACCCCTTCTTTGTATAGAATGTTTGACCCTCAATTGGATGTACGGTATTCCCATAATTTTTTAAGGGTGATTTATGCTTTACAACCCGTAAATAATTATGCCTATAGTTTCGAAGATCCCAACTTGACGGTAAGCTATGAAATAGGTGATACGGTTGCATATTGGACGCCATGGAACCAGCCTGCTTATGGTGCAGATAAAGGTATTGATGAGGGAGGATCAAAAAAATATGCAGTGATGAATCATGAGCAAATTATAAGTGGGGTAGCCATTTCAAGACTAACTGCTACCAGACCATCCATGTGGAAATTCTGGGAACCAAATATTCCTTATGGGGATGGTTATGGTACTTTCGACTTTGCTTTGTTCAGATCTGCAGAGGCTTATCTTTTGGCGGCTGAAGCCATTGTGAAAGGGGCCTCAGGAGGAGCCTTGGGAAGCGCAGAAGTCTACTATAATAAAGTCCTGGATCGTTCCGTAGGTGAAGGAGTAAATCCCCAGAAAGCAAAATTTCCTGAGATCCTCAGCTCATTGGAAACAGAGTCATATCGGGCCACTCCCTCTACTATTTCCATTGATATGATCCTTGATGAAAGTGCCAGGGAATTGATGGGGGAATTCAACAGGTGGTTCGACCTGAAAAGAACAGAAAAACTGATAGAAAGAACCGAGAAGTACAATTTCTGGACCAAGGCAAATGGGAATTTATCGGAAATGCATTTGTTGAGACCGATTCCTCAGCATGAAATTGATAGGTCTCAACCTTCTATTTCGCAAAATCCAGGTTATTGA
- a CDS encoding DUF1961 family protein produces MKRLLFLLIVFCFFQNRGFGQSPEIQKGQLIYENTMRSAEAVGDWVMEGPGKVEFQNGWMEMYSPQEEFHHVFWCPEDFPGSFVAEWEAQNLNTEAGLCILFFAAKGKNGEDLFDSSFPLRDGTFSQYTKSEDFNTYHISYYANGRDNPGREVSHLRKNSGFHLVQQEEPGIPVASKEIHKLKLVKDDSRIIMYVDGRKIIDWTDKNDYGPVLQGGKIGFRQMQWTHFRYKNFKVWELGK; encoded by the coding sequence ATGAAAAGGTTACTTTTCCTGCTTATTGTCTTTTGCTTTTTCCAGAACAGAGGCTTTGGACAATCGCCGGAAATTCAAAAAGGTCAACTGATCTATGAAAACACTATGAGGTCAGCAGAAGCTGTTGGTGATTGGGTAATGGAAGGCCCCGGTAAAGTGGAATTTCAGAATGGCTGGATGGAAATGTACTCGCCCCAAGAGGAATTTCACCATGTTTTTTGGTGCCCGGAAGATTTTCCAGGGAGTTTTGTTGCCGAATGGGAGGCTCAAAACCTAAATACTGAGGCCGGCCTGTGTATCCTGTTTTTTGCTGCCAAAGGTAAAAATGGAGAGGACCTATTTGATTCTTCTTTTCCGTTGAGAGATGGGACATTTAGTCAATATACCAAGAGTGAAGATTTTAATACTTACCACATTTCCTACTATGCCAACGGGAGGGACAATCCTGGAAGAGAGGTTTCACATCTAAGAAAAAACAGTGGCTTTCATCTGGTGCAGCAAGAAGAACCTGGCATTCCTGTAGCCTCAAAAGAAATTCATAAACTTAAATTGGTAAAAGACGATTCTCGTATAATCATGTATGTCGATGGTCGGAAAATAATAGACTGGACGGATAAGAATGATTATGGTCCAGTTTTACAAGGGGGAAAAATAGGGTTTAGACAGATGCAGTGGACCCATTTTAGGTACAAAAACTTTAAGGTGTGGGAGCTTGGTAAATGA
- a CDS encoding DUF4962 domain-containing protein, with amino-acid sequence MKKLKDNLMVPYGLSSKPIQNYSFLTLGFVLFCGLIILGCGEKMQELAFLQKPNLLKVVYPRYLDYPKPSAGMLAQLNPPVLRWPLIKGENIHYDVRLSTEKDFSTPNKILEIKNSPWAMFNPHQILESGSWYWQFKQSGEDWSNVQHFKVDDGAIPMVSHSAEQFLRSLPNQHPRVLATAPELGQLRRLEPNADTRAIINNAELALLAGIPKEQDGMPKRKGEEAEQERKLRLDASKELGTEVYDAVVSLSEAYILSGKEVYAEKAIQMAIEVSNWDPKGVSSTNDFSDARCMLAMAMVYDTFYDRLSEKQKSTLLESIKARASHFYEDWVNNIEAKVLSGHVWQHILHYFFQTSLAVYGDEPEAAKWMAYAYELFLARAPVLGGMDGGWSEGVSYFRMNMETMIDIPLYIKKFTGFDFINAHPWYQNQADWMIYHIPPGTASDGFADNSEEVNAPGVDYVAFALELAKLTGNPRAVWYSNECLKYDKSHLSEEPVLRWIRLTKTRNLPIPDLPTQLDLPMGRSFTDIGLVAMHSEITNTKDNLMVAMRSSPFGSYGHMLSDQNVFNILYGGKKLFYRTGYKVSMKDPHRTGWYQHTKSQNGILVDGAGQPYSTEAFGWIARFLQADELAYAKGDASQAYQSKETGEEYSVVKNFRHLVMLKPDVVLFYDELEATKEVDWSWLIHSLEEMTIDENNQTFAVQLENGAGKGRLWASEDLTFHLSDTFEVAAVNWRKTLKEDGSLKSYKDNQYHLKASSTSKAAKMRFFAVIQAGKVVKDTELMEGKIENGIATIKIGDWNITANLASEIEPGLQIHNEATETVFSSHGNSLQLGDQIFSGEHPGSTRMGIIKDNSPLFLEIKDQFPNEMISRFNYFQKGQQK; translated from the coding sequence ATGAAAAAGCTTAAAGATAATTTAATGGTTCCATATGGCTTAAGCAGCAAGCCTATCCAAAATTATAGCTTTCTTACCCTAGGTTTTGTTCTGTTTTGTGGCCTAATAATTCTCGGATGTGGGGAAAAGATGCAAGAGTTGGCATTTCTTCAAAAACCCAATCTTTTGAAAGTGGTTTATCCACGCTACCTGGATTACCCTAAACCATCTGCAGGAATGCTTGCCCAGCTAAATCCCCCTGTATTGAGATGGCCTTTAATAAAGGGGGAGAATATCCACTACGATGTTCGGTTATCTACTGAAAAAGATTTTTCTACGCCGAATAAAATTCTTGAAATAAAAAACAGCCCTTGGGCAATGTTTAACCCCCACCAAATACTGGAAAGTGGTTCCTGGTATTGGCAATTCAAGCAAAGTGGAGAGGATTGGTCTAATGTGCAGCATTTTAAAGTGGACGATGGAGCCATTCCGATGGTATCCCACAGTGCCGAACAATTTTTACGGTCATTGCCAAATCAGCACCCAAGAGTACTTGCTACTGCACCAGAACTAGGCCAACTTCGTCGGTTGGAGCCAAATGCAGATACCCGAGCCATTATAAATAATGCTGAATTAGCCCTTCTAGCAGGTATACCTAAAGAGCAGGATGGAATGCCTAAACGAAAAGGAGAAGAGGCAGAACAGGAAAGAAAGCTTCGCCTTGATGCCAGCAAGGAACTTGGTACTGAAGTTTATGATGCTGTAGTTTCCTTATCCGAGGCCTATATTTTAAGTGGCAAAGAGGTCTATGCTGAGAAAGCCATTCAAATGGCCATTGAAGTAAGCAATTGGGACCCAAAGGGCGTATCGAGTACCAATGATTTTAGTGATGCACGTTGCATGCTTGCCATGGCCATGGTTTATGACACTTTTTATGACAGGCTTAGTGAAAAGCAAAAATCAACCTTACTTGAATCCATTAAAGCAAGGGCATCCCATTTTTACGAGGACTGGGTAAACAATATAGAGGCCAAGGTATTGAGTGGGCATGTATGGCAACATATTCTTCATTATTTTTTTCAAACAAGCCTGGCCGTTTATGGGGATGAACCTGAGGCAGCCAAGTGGATGGCTTATGCCTATGAATTGTTTCTGGCAAGAGCTCCAGTATTGGGAGGTATGGATGGTGGGTGGTCAGAAGGCGTCTCTTATTTCCGTATGAATATGGAGACCATGATAGACATTCCCTTGTACATAAAAAAATTCACAGGGTTTGACTTTATCAATGCACATCCCTGGTACCAAAACCAAGCCGATTGGATGATCTACCATATTCCTCCAGGTACTGCCTCAGATGGATTTGCTGACAATTCAGAAGAAGTGAATGCACCAGGTGTCGACTATGTGGCCTTTGCCCTGGAGCTGGCAAAATTAACGGGAAACCCAAGGGCTGTTTGGTATTCAAATGAATGTTTAAAATACGATAAATCGCACCTATCAGAGGAGCCCGTCCTCAGGTGGATACGGCTTACAAAGACCCGTAATTTACCTATTCCCGATTTACCTACGCAACTGGACTTGCCTATGGGAAGGTCTTTTACAGATATAGGCTTGGTGGCCATGCACAGTGAGATTACCAACACCAAAGATAACCTCATGGTAGCGATGCGTTCCAGTCCCTTTGGCTCCTATGGGCACATGCTTTCCGACCAAAACGTTTTCAATATTCTCTATGGTGGGAAAAAACTGTTTTACAGAACCGGTTATAAGGTATCTATGAAAGACCCTCACCGTACAGGCTGGTACCAGCATACAAAAAGTCAGAATGGCATACTGGTAGACGGGGCAGGCCAACCTTATAGCACAGAAGCTTTTGGATGGATTGCCAGGTTTCTGCAGGCGGATGAGCTGGCCTATGCCAAAGGAGATGCTTCTCAAGCTTATCAGAGTAAAGAAACTGGTGAGGAATATTCCGTAGTGAAAAACTTTAGGCACCTGGTAATGCTAAAACCTGATGTGGTCCTTTTCTATGATGAGTTGGAGGCCACCAAGGAGGTGGATTGGTCCTGGCTCATCCATAGCCTCGAGGAAATGACAATTGACGAGAATAACCAAACCTTTGCTGTACAGCTGGAGAATGGAGCAGGAAAAGGAAGGCTCTGGGCTTCAGAAGATTTGACCTTTCACCTAAGCGACACTTTTGAGGTAGCAGCAGTAAATTGGAGAAAAACGCTAAAGGAAGATGGGAGTCTAAAGTCCTATAAGGATAACCAGTATCATCTCAAGGCAAGCAGCACATCAAAAGCGGCTAAAATGCGGTTTTTTGCTGTCATTCAAGCTGGGAAAGTAGTTAAAGATACTGAATTGATGGAAGGAAAAATTGAAAATGGAATTGCAACAATCAAGATAGGAGATTGGAACATAACTGCAAATCTGGCATCAGAGATTGAACCTGGTCTTCAAATCCATAACGAGGCAACAGAGACGGTTTTTTCTTCACATGGAAATTCTCTTCAGTTAGGAGATCAAATATTTAGTGGTGAACATCCGGGGAGTACCCGAATGGGAATTATTAAAGACAATTCCCCTTTGTTCTTGGAGATCAAAGACCAATTTCCCAATGAAATGATATCCCGGTTCAATTATTTTCAAAAAGGCCAACAGAAGTGA
- a CDS encoding sulfatase, giving the protein MKRILLIFMLFVITLIGAGSFKLVNKPEKLAPPNFIFILTDDQGWSSTSLGMDDRIRESKSDYYETPNIDRLGREGIRFTNAYAPAAICSPSRRSILFGQTPARQGDETFSENYQPYSKEQKITIPILLKAIDPRYKTAHFGKWDLRAEIFPEDLGYDESDGDTRNSHGNLMANKEDKWEGLFINDDPKRSTTITGRAINFMQRQVREGNPFYLQISHYAPHVDIQTKQTTLDKYLNKAKGVKHNNPGWAGMLEDMDRTVGEIMEKVEQLGIAENTYIIFMADNGGVEFLPPVSSKQKMLHPETFDKPMRNFPLRGGKWTLYEGGIRVPFMVKGPGIAPGVMSHESVGGWDILPTIGELAGYSQPLPENLDGGSFAGIVHSGGKGKVSRKKDYLIFHRYSKAYPHSAIIQGDYKVIRFWKTGKLELYNLPLDFGELKDLYEIDPSKANELDLQMKAYIKEVNPALLEDLLAY; this is encoded by the coding sequence ATGAAAAGAATACTTTTGATTTTTATGCTCTTCGTTATAACGTTGATTGGTGCAGGGAGCTTTAAACTTGTCAATAAACCAGAGAAGTTAGCTCCGCCAAATTTTATTTTTATACTTACCGATGATCAGGGTTGGAGCAGCACCTCCTTAGGCATGGATGACCGGATTCGGGAATCAAAAAGTGATTATTATGAGACGCCCAACATTGACAGGTTGGGTAGGGAAGGGATTCGTTTTACCAATGCTTATGCACCCGCAGCCATTTGCTCTCCTTCCCGACGGAGTATTTTATTTGGTCAGACGCCTGCAAGGCAGGGAGATGAAACCTTCTCCGAAAATTACCAGCCCTATTCCAAGGAGCAGAAAATTACCATTCCCATTTTATTGAAAGCCATAGATCCGCGTTACAAAACTGCACATTTTGGCAAGTGGGACTTAAGGGCAGAGATTTTCCCGGAAGACTTGGGCTATGATGAAAGTGACGGTGATACCCGCAATTCCCACGGAAATCTAATGGCTAATAAAGAAGATAAGTGGGAGGGATTGTTCATCAATGATGACCCTAAGCGGAGCACCACCATAACAGGAAGGGCAATTAATTTCATGCAAAGACAGGTCCGGGAAGGCAATCCTTTTTACCTCCAAATTAGCCATTATGCCCCTCATGTTGACATTCAGACCAAGCAAACTACCCTTGATAAATACCTGAATAAGGCAAAAGGAGTGAAGCACAATAATCCTGGGTGGGCAGGGATGTTGGAGGACATGGACCGAACTGTGGGTGAAATAATGGAGAAGGTGGAACAGCTCGGTATTGCGGAAAACACCTATATCATCTTTATGGCTGACAATGGAGGGGTTGAATTCCTTCCTCCGGTTTCATCCAAGCAAAAAATGCTACATCCTGAAACTTTCGATAAACCCATGCGGAATTTTCCCCTACGTGGTGGAAAATGGACCCTTTATGAGGGAGGCATACGGGTACCTTTTATGGTTAAAGGCCCTGGAATAGCACCAGGGGTAATGAGTCACGAATCCGTGGGAGGTTGGGATATTTTACCGACCATTGGTGAATTGGCAGGTTATAGCCAGCCTTTGCCCGAGAACCTGGATGGTGGAAGTTTTGCAGGTATTGTTCATTCAGGAGGAAAAGGAAAAGTTAGCAGAAAAAAGGATTACCTGATCTTTCACCGGTACAGCAAGGCCTATCCACATTCTGCTATTATTCAAGGAGATTACAAAGTTATCAGGTTTTGGAAAACCGGAAAATTGGAGCTTTATAACCTGCCTTTAGATTTTGGGGAATTAAAGGATTTGTATGAGATAGATCCAAGTAAAGCGAATGAACTAGACCTTCAGATGAAAGCCTATATAAAAGAGGTAAATCCTGCCTTATTGGAGGACTTATTGGCTTATTGA
- a CDS encoding DUF4221 family protein, which translates to MSRLFLIISFLMVFSCKEKPVSEKKTLAIEKSNILEGLTISVDTIMVDAGEELITYGIPYISTLSPEARYFYILDNKTFKIHQIDLDSLAFIDSFFIEKEGPNSPGFTFMFQPISEDQFFFPSFQSPSIINASGEKIRSWNLNLPDIIDGFSVDLNSLTNRIVFNSTMDQLYSLPVNYETREYYLAVLNSYGKRKRIIALPEFNKANAFTIRTGGGEGGGLKIEFPYLQHLNDEVIISCTVGNGIYRYDPSLDSISYREFPLKIVPLEKKGEIKNRVHSNEEFEVEVKKIATQISHWNFIWDEASQLYFRFASRVFSHRTEYKESKMEIFLMVFSKDLELVGETRLEGLTNVPHSGFFKEGKLWSNVNVADELGFSVIDFQF; encoded by the coding sequence ATGAGTAGGTTATTTCTAATAATTAGTTTTCTAATGGTTTTTTCTTGTAAAGAAAAACCAGTTTCTGAGAAGAAGACCTTAGCCATTGAAAAAAGCAATATTTTAGAGGGGTTAACTATTTCGGTGGATACTATAATGGTAGATGCTGGGGAAGAACTTATAACTTATGGAATTCCCTATATAAGCACCCTGTCTCCAGAAGCCAGGTATTTTTATATTTTGGATAATAAAACTTTCAAAATACATCAAATTGACCTTGACTCACTAGCGTTTATTGATTCATTTTTCATCGAAAAGGAAGGGCCGAATAGTCCTGGCTTCACATTTATGTTCCAGCCTATATCTGAAGACCAGTTCTTTTTTCCCAGTTTTCAGAGTCCGAGTATTATCAATGCATCAGGAGAAAAAATAAGGTCGTGGAACCTTAATTTGCCGGATATAATTGATGGGTTTTCTGTTGACCTAAACTCTCTAACTAACAGAATAGTGTTTAATTCAACTATGGATCAATTGTATTCACTTCCGGTGAATTATGAAACTAGGGAGTATTACCTTGCCGTCCTTAATTCTTATGGAAAAAGAAAAAGAATTATAGCCTTACCTGAATTCAATAAAGCCAATGCATTCACTATCAGGACCGGAGGTGGTGAAGGGGGTGGTTTAAAAATAGAATTTCCTTATTTGCAGCATTTGAATGACGAAGTCATTATTTCATGTACTGTGGGGAACGGCATTTATAGATATGATCCCTCCTTGGATAGCATTTCCTATCGGGAATTTCCTCTCAAAATTGTGCCATTGGAAAAAAAGGGAGAAATAAAAAACCGTGTTCATAGTAATGAAGAATTTGAAGTAGAAGTCAAAAAAATAGCAACTCAAATCAGTCACTGGAATTTTATTTGGGACGAGGCTTCCCAATTGTATTTTCGATTTGCTAGTAGAGTGTTTTCACATAGGACAGAATATAAAGAAAGCAAAATGGAAATATTCTTGATGGTTTTTTCAAAAGATCTGGAACTTGTTGGAGAGACAAGGTTGGAAGGACTTACAAATGTGCCTCATAGTGGGTTTTTTAAAGAGGGCAAACTCTGGAGCAATGTTAATGTAGCAGATGAATTGGGGTTTTCAGTGATAGATTTTCAGTTTTGA
- a CDS encoding addiction module protein: MKLQYISDSTGKTTGVYIPISEWNELKAKYKGIDQEKIDIPDWQKEEVKKRLDDFKNNAEQALDFDSAMDSIEKDL, from the coding sequence ATGAAGCTTCAATATATTTCAGATAGTACGGGCAAAACCACGGGTGTATATATTCCCATCTCCGAATGGAACGAACTCAAGGCTAAATACAAGGGAATAGATCAGGAAAAGATTGACATTCCGGATTGGCAAAAGGAAGAAGTGAAGAAACGTCTTGATGACTTCAAGAATAATGCTGAACAAGCACTGGATTTTGATTCAGCTATGGACAGTATTGAAAAAGACCTGTAA
- a CDS encoding type II toxin-antitoxin system RelE/ParE family toxin, with protein sequence MYNSEILPFAKKDISEAASWYNSKEKGLGNRFIQAVRNKVMLIRQNPKISSIRYDTVQTAVLDIFPFMIHYTVDDFKKIVIIVGVFHTSLDPGRWTKRK encoded by the coding sequence ATGTACAATTCAGAAATTTTACCATTTGCAAAAAAAGATATTTCAGAGGCGGCATCTTGGTACAATTCTAAAGAAAAAGGTTTGGGTAATCGCTTTATCCAGGCAGTACGAAACAAGGTTATGCTTATAAGACAAAACCCTAAAATTTCATCCATTCGATACGATACCGTTCAAACTGCTGTATTGGATATATTTCCTTTTATGATTCATTATACCGTTGATGATTTTAAGAAGATTGTGATTATTGTGGGTGTATTTCATACTTCACTTGATCCCGGCAGATGGACAAAAAGAAAATAA
- a CDS encoding Gfo/Idh/MocA family protein yields MKSTRRTFLKSASTAGLGALFIPNFIERPPSTKLRFAMIGVGARGRASWSQVAVEDIVAMCDVDDRMTEQAYKTVPNAKKYKDFRVMFDEMANEIDAVMIATPDHTHFPAAMAAMQLGKHVLVEKPLVHNIWQCRTMKKAAKHYGIVSQMANQGHTTHGIRLVKEWFDAGILGDVKEVIRWGGPTTFNPDGYFSKPEGFPFPEHEVPEGLDWDLWKGPAADRPFNNEYAPKSWRTFYDFGSGAMADWCCHTLDAPFWALDLGMPHTVDAVVPNPEVPDHSMIAQESTITWQFGARGNKPPVTMKWIEGMGKPELKEEYGLKEMPDNGMIMIGSKKTLYHGGRPNNPRLLVPEEEWADFQKNKPAETIPRVEEEKPVQEWVAAIKNDTLPGSNFDYGADLTEMGLVGVLAQRFGGTIKYDEKNMKAIGRPELDAYIKEPVREGWSYGEDLW; encoded by the coding sequence ATGAAATCGACAAGAAGAACATTTCTAAAATCAGCTTCAACAGCCGGTTTAGGAGCATTATTCATCCCTAATTTTATTGAACGTCCACCAAGTACAAAATTGCGTTTTGCAATGATTGGTGTAGGAGCCAGAGGCCGTGCCAGTTGGAGCCAGGTTGCCGTAGAGGATATTGTGGCCATGTGTGATGTTGACGACAGAATGACTGAGCAAGCATACAAAACTGTACCTAATGCTAAAAAGTACAAAGATTTCAGGGTGATGTTCGACGAAATGGCCAACGAAATTGATGCCGTTATGATTGCTACACCTGACCACACCCATTTCCCAGCGGCAATGGCTGCCATGCAACTTGGAAAACATGTATTGGTTGAAAAACCACTAGTGCATAATATTTGGCAATGCCGCACCATGAAAAAAGCAGCAAAACATTATGGTATCGTATCGCAAATGGCAAATCAAGGACATACAACCCATGGAATTAGATTAGTAAAAGAATGGTTTGATGCAGGTATTCTTGGAGATGTAAAAGAAGTAATTAGATGGGGAGGCCCAACAACATTTAATCCGGATGGATATTTCTCAAAGCCCGAGGGGTTTCCATTTCCAGAACACGAAGTACCTGAGGGTTTAGATTGGGATTTATGGAAAGGTCCTGCAGCTGATCGGCCTTTTAATAATGAATATGCACCCAAATCATGGAGAACTTTCTACGATTTCGGTAGCGGAGCAATGGCCGATTGGTGTTGTCATACTTTAGATGCTCCTTTTTGGGCTTTGGATCTGGGAATGCCACATACAGTAGATGCCGTGGTACCTAACCCTGAAGTTCCAGATCACAGTATGATTGCCCAGGAATCTACGATAACATGGCAATTTGGAGCTCGTGGGAATAAACCACCAGTTACTATGAAATGGATTGAAGGCATGGGCAAACCCGAATTGAAGGAAGAGTATGGGCTTAAAGAAATGCCGGACAATGGGATGATTATGATTGGTTCTAAGAAGACACTTTACCATGGAGGTCGTCCAAACAATCCTCGATTACTTGTTCCTGAAGAAGAATGGGCAGATTTCCAAAAGAATAAACCAGCAGAGACCATCCCGAGAGTTGAGGAAGAAAAACCAGTACAAGAATGGGTGGCTGCCATTAAAAACGACACCTTGCCGGGCTCAAACTTTGATTATGGTGCAGACTTAACAGAAATGGGACTTGTAGGTGTACTTGCCCAACGTTTTGGCGGAACGATTAAATACGACGAAAAAAACATGAAAGCCATTGGCCGTCCAGAGTTAGATGCATACATTAAAGAACCTGTTCGCGAAGGATGGTCTTACGGAGAAGACCTTTGGTAG
- a CDS encoding amidohydrolase family protein yields MRLKPFNTIDHSTAIYFGRQQSQSKKGHETNCINRRDCLGILGGSIASLALTSRSLAEKTYSDLPIVDTHLHCFAGPDSNEFPYHPNGPYRPDSAAAVEHLLSCMDGAGIKYAIVVHPEPYQDDHRYLDHCLEVGGGRLKGTCLFFADQPDSLAAMPSFLKDREGSIIASRVHAYAPDRLPPFGKPELRKWWRSVADAGVAVQLHFEPRYAPGFERYIQEFSDTTVIIDHLGRPFQGSPEEYARVLRWADYPNTVMKLASIPKAEHYPHQDIRPIIRQLTNAWGAERMIYGGGFNTDATPDSYRRYRQDLLGHLSHLSSQEQTAILGGNAAQLFGWS; encoded by the coding sequence TTGAGACTGAAACCCTTTAATACAATTGACCATTCAACAGCCATTTATTTCGGCAGGCAACAAAGCCAATCGAAAAAAGGCCACGAGACGAATTGCATCAACCGCCGTGACTGCCTAGGGATCTTAGGTGGATCAATTGCAAGCCTTGCCCTGACTTCGAGGTCGCTGGCGGAGAAGACCTACAGCGATCTGCCGATCGTCGATACCCATCTGCACTGTTTTGCTGGCCCCGACAGCAATGAATTTCCTTATCATCCCAACGGACCCTATCGACCTGATTCCGCTGCCGCCGTAGAACACCTGCTGAGCTGTATGGATGGAGCAGGGATAAAGTACGCAATCGTTGTCCATCCGGAACCGTACCAGGACGACCATCGCTACCTTGACCATTGTTTAGAAGTTGGTGGGGGCCGACTGAAGGGTACCTGCTTGTTTTTCGCTGACCAGCCTGATTCTTTGGCTGCCATGCCATCATTTTTGAAGGACCGTGAAGGGAGTATTATTGCGTCCCGGGTTCATGCTTACGCTCCCGATCGGTTGCCTCCGTTTGGGAAACCGGAACTCCGTAAATGGTGGCGTAGTGTTGCTGATGCCGGCGTTGCTGTGCAGTTGCATTTCGAACCCCGCTATGCTCCAGGCTTTGAGCGTTACATTCAGGAATTCTCTGACACCACCGTGATCATCGATCATCTTGGGCGTCCGTTTCAAGGATCACCAGAGGAATATGCCAGGGTATTGCGCTGGGCTGACTATCCTAACACAGTAATGAAGCTAGCCTCGATCCCAAAAGCAGAGCACTATCCTCACCAGGATATCAGGCCGATCATCCGCCAATTGACCAATGCCTGGGGCGCAGAACGGATGATCTATGGCGGGGGCTTCAATACAGATGCGACACCAGACTCCTACCGCCGCTACCGTCAGGACTTGTTGGGGCACCTCTCGCACCTCTCCTCACAGGAGCAGACAGCAATACTCGGTGGTAATGCAGCACAACTTTTCGGCTGGAGCTAA